The following are encoded in a window of Gossypium raimondii isolate GPD5lz chromosome 13, ASM2569854v1, whole genome shotgun sequence genomic DNA:
- the LOC105783012 gene encoding protein WVD2-like 6 isoform X1, protein MDSDTVSSAGGLEVAHQNGVYPSGDAYDSGVTDNANGTVAESFETCLYNEMDDNGATEQAREGPNECVESSGLIDSKEGGVKDNPKQSEPDKVQGKTKNEKPSVPKKVSPALVKKRKDGKIAKATVPAPNGGSVATNPRMKQPLKSRSLNERQANVSKHSEKPDAGNAEKPKLKPLNKVEGDTESSSPTAADAKVHKIGTLPNYGFSFKCDERAEKRKEFYNKLEEKIHAREVEKSNLQAKSKETQEAEIKMFRKTLKFKATPMPSFYQEPTPPKVELKKIPPTRAKSPKLGRRKSSTPSDIDGNSNNNHQPGRLSLDEKASQSISAKVISPVHAKKSQRKSLPKLPSQKTSLSGAKNEEQKSKESDQETTTKPKATSKVTREESTASSYLKNEESSPIQQLEAFSGANSGGSQPDLDLGPVIGDLEQEPIAVEH, encoded by the exons ATGGATTCCGATACCGTATCGTCCGCGGGTGGGCTTGAGGTTGCCCATCAAAATGGTGTTTATCCGTCCGGGGATGCGTATGACAGTGGTGTTACAGATAATGCGAACGGGACCGTTGCGGAAAGTTTCGAGACTTGTTTATATAATGAAATGGATGACAATGGAGCAACTGAACAAGCTAGAGAAGGGCCAAATGAGTGTGTGGAAAGCAGTGGATTGATTGATTCTAAG GAAGGGGGAGTCAAAGATAATCCGAAACAATCCGAACCTGATAAGGTTCAAGGCAAGACCAAGAATGAAAAGCCCTCTGTTCCCAAAAAAGTTTCTCCAGCTTTAGTGAAGAAACGTAAAGATGGAAAGATTGCAAAGGCAACAGTGCCAGCTCCGAATGGTGGTTCTGTTGCTACAAATCCACGTATGAAACAGCCTCTTAAAAGTAGATCATTGAACGAAAGACAAGCCAATGTATCCAAG CATTCCGAAAAACCAGATGCAGGCAATGC GGAGAAACCAAAGCTAAAGCCTCTGAATAAAGTTGAAGGAGACACAGAATCATC AAGCCCAACGGCAGCTGATGCTAAAGTTCATAAGATCGGTACTCTTCCAAATTATGGTTTCAGTTTCAAGTGCGATGAACGGGCTGAGAAAAGGAAAGAG TTCTACAATAAACTCGAGGAAAAAATTCATGCAAGGGAAGTAGAAAAGAGCAATTTGCAAGCCAAGTCTAAG GAAACTCAAGAAGCTGAGATTAAGATGTTTAGGAAGACTTTGAAATTCAAAGCGACTCCAATGCCAAGCTTCTATCAGGAACCTACACCTCCAAAGGTGGAATTAAAGAAG ATACCACCTACAAGAGCTAAATCTCCAAAGCTTGGTCGGAGGAAAAGCTCAACTCCTTCAGACATTGATGGTAACAGCAATAACAATCACCAACCAGGCCGGCTAAGTCTGGATGAGAAAGCATCTCAGAGCATCTCTGCCAAAGTGATTTCTCCTGTCCATGCGAAGAAGTCACAGAGGAAATCACTTCCCAAACTGCCTTCTCAGAAGACAAGTTTGTCCGGTGCAAAAAATGAGGAACAGAAATCCAAGGAGTCTGATCAGGAAACGACAACTAAACCGAAAGCAACATCTAAAGTAACAAGGGAGGAGAGTACGGCATCATcttatttgaaaaatgaagaaTCATCTCCAATTCAACAACTGGAGGCATTTTCCGGAGCTAATTCAGGTGGAAGTCAGCCTGACTTAGATCTAGGGCCAGTGATTGGAGACTTGGAACAAGAGCCAATTGCGGTGGAGCATTAA
- the LOC105783012 gene encoding protein WVD2-like 6 isoform X2: protein MDSDTVSSAGGLEVAHQNGVYPSGDAYDSGVTDNANGTVAESFETCLYNEMDDNGATEQAREGPNECVESSGLIDSKEGGVKDNPKQSEPDKVQGKTKNEKPSVPKKVSPALVKKRKDGKIAKATVPAPNGGSVATNPRMKQPLKSRSLNERQANVSKHSEKPDAGNAEKPKLKPLNKVEGDTESSPTAADAKVHKIGTLPNYGFSFKCDERAEKRKEFYNKLEEKIHAREVEKSNLQAKSKETQEAEIKMFRKTLKFKATPMPSFYQEPTPPKVELKKIPPTRAKSPKLGRRKSSTPSDIDGNSNNNHQPGRLSLDEKASQSISAKVISPVHAKKSQRKSLPKLPSQKTSLSGAKNEEQKSKESDQETTTKPKATSKVTREESTASSYLKNEESSPIQQLEAFSGANSGGSQPDLDLGPVIGDLEQEPIAVEH, encoded by the exons ATGGATTCCGATACCGTATCGTCCGCGGGTGGGCTTGAGGTTGCCCATCAAAATGGTGTTTATCCGTCCGGGGATGCGTATGACAGTGGTGTTACAGATAATGCGAACGGGACCGTTGCGGAAAGTTTCGAGACTTGTTTATATAATGAAATGGATGACAATGGAGCAACTGAACAAGCTAGAGAAGGGCCAAATGAGTGTGTGGAAAGCAGTGGATTGATTGATTCTAAG GAAGGGGGAGTCAAAGATAATCCGAAACAATCCGAACCTGATAAGGTTCAAGGCAAGACCAAGAATGAAAAGCCCTCTGTTCCCAAAAAAGTTTCTCCAGCTTTAGTGAAGAAACGTAAAGATGGAAAGATTGCAAAGGCAACAGTGCCAGCTCCGAATGGTGGTTCTGTTGCTACAAATCCACGTATGAAACAGCCTCTTAAAAGTAGATCATTGAACGAAAGACAAGCCAATGTATCCAAG CATTCCGAAAAACCAGATGCAGGCAATGC GGAGAAACCAAAGCTAAAGCCTCTGAATAAAGTTGAAGGAGACACAGAATCATC CCCAACGGCAGCTGATGCTAAAGTTCATAAGATCGGTACTCTTCCAAATTATGGTTTCAGTTTCAAGTGCGATGAACGGGCTGAGAAAAGGAAAGAG TTCTACAATAAACTCGAGGAAAAAATTCATGCAAGGGAAGTAGAAAAGAGCAATTTGCAAGCCAAGTCTAAG GAAACTCAAGAAGCTGAGATTAAGATGTTTAGGAAGACTTTGAAATTCAAAGCGACTCCAATGCCAAGCTTCTATCAGGAACCTACACCTCCAAAGGTGGAATTAAAGAAG ATACCACCTACAAGAGCTAAATCTCCAAAGCTTGGTCGGAGGAAAAGCTCAACTCCTTCAGACATTGATGGTAACAGCAATAACAATCACCAACCAGGCCGGCTAAGTCTGGATGAGAAAGCATCTCAGAGCATCTCTGCCAAAGTGATTTCTCCTGTCCATGCGAAGAAGTCACAGAGGAAATCACTTCCCAAACTGCCTTCTCAGAAGACAAGTTTGTCCGGTGCAAAAAATGAGGAACAGAAATCCAAGGAGTCTGATCAGGAAACGACAACTAAACCGAAAGCAACATCTAAAGTAACAAGGGAGGAGAGTACGGCATCATcttatttgaaaaatgaagaaTCATCTCCAATTCAACAACTGGAGGCATTTTCCGGAGCTAATTCAGGTGGAAGTCAGCCTGACTTAGATCTAGGGCCAGTGATTGGAGACTTGGAACAAGAGCCAATTGCGGTGGAGCATTAA
- the LOC105782844 gene encoding EIN3-binding F-box protein 1, with protein MSKLFSFSGSDNFFPGGSIYPNPKESSLFFSLGHHVDVYFPHHKRSRISPPIVCSGERVEKKNPSIEILPDECLFEIFRRLPGGQERSSCACVSKRWLTLVSNIHRDEINDNNKGGVVSKVEDQDVEGDGYLSRVLEGKKATDVRLAAIAVGTASRGGLGKLSIRGSNSTCGVTNVGLRAISRGCPSLRVLSLWDSSSVGDEGLFEIADGCHQLEKLDLCHCPAITDKSLLAVAKGCPNLKDLTIEGCANIENEGLQALARCCPNLKAISIKDCPLIGDQGIASMLSSASFTLTKIKLQALNITDVSLAVIGHYGRAVTDLSLISLPNVSEKGFWVMGNGHGLQKLKSFAVTSCRGVTDLGLEAVGKGCPNLKQLCLHKCAFLSDKGLVSFAKTASSLESLQLEECHRITQFGFFGSLLNCGAKLKAISLVNCYGIKDLNLGLPSVLPCKSLRSLSIRNCPGFGDASLAALGKLCPQLQHVELSGLHGISDAGLLPLLETREADLVKVNLSGCVNLSDKAVCIMADLHGWTLEMLNLEGCKISDASLVAIAKNCQLLSDLDVSKCAITDSGIAALARSNQIKLQILSMSGCSKVSDKSMPSLRKLGQTLLGLNLQQCKAISSSTVDLFVEQLWRCDILF; from the exons ATGTCAAAGCTATTTTCTTTTAGTG GAAGTGATAATTTTTTCCCTGGGGGGTCAATTTACCCAAACCCCAAGGAGTCAAGTCTCTTTTTCTCCCTTGGACACCATGTGGATGTATATTTTCCTCATCACAAGAGGTCCCGCATCAGTCCCCCCATTGTTTGCTCTGGAGAAAGGGTTGAGAAGAAGAACCCATCAATTGAGATTCTCCCTGATGAATGCTTATTTGAAATCTTCAGACGGTTACCTGGAGGCCAAGAGAGGAGTTCCTGCGCTTGTGTTTCCAAGCGCTGGCTTACGCTTGTAAGCAACATCCACAGAGATGAAATCAATGATAACAACAAGGGTGGAGTTGTTTCTAAGGTTGAAGATCAAGATGTTGAGGGTGATGGATACCTCTCTAGGGTTTTGGAAGGGAAGAAAGCAACAGATGTTAGACTTGCTGCTATTGCTGTAGGAACTGCAAGCCGTGGAGGATTGGGTAAGCTTTCTATTAGAGGAAGCAATTCCACATGTGGAGTGACTAACGTTGGGCTCAGGGCCATTTCCCGTGGGTGCCCTTCTCTAAGGGTTCTTTCATTGTGGGATTCGTCTTCTGTTGGAGATGAAGGTCTGTTTGAGATTGCTGATGGGTGTCACCAGCTAGAGAAGCTTGACCTTTGCCACTGCCCTGCAATTACTGATAAGTCTTTGCTTGCTGTTGCTAAGGGCTGTCCTAATTTGAAGGATCTGACCATTGAGGGTTGTGCAAACATTGAAAATGAAGGCCTCCAAGCTCTTGCTCGCTGCTGTCCGAATCTAAAGGCTATTTCGATCAAAGACTGCCCCCTTATAGGAGATCAAGGAATTGCGAGCATGTTGTCTTCAGCCTCATTTACCCTCACAAAAATAAAGCTCCAGGCCTTGAATATCACCGATGTCTCTCTTGCTGTTATAGGACACTATGGCAGGGCTGTGACTGATCTTTCTCTCATTAGTCTTCCAAATGTGAGTGAAAAGGGCTTCTGGGTAATGGGTAATGGTCATGGGCTACAGAAATTGAAATCTTTTGCAGTTACATCCTGCCGTGGTGTAACGGACTTGGGACTTGAAGCTGTCGGAAAGGGTTGCCCAAATTTGAAACAGTTATGCCTCCATAAATGTGCTTTCTTATCTGATAAAGGGTTGGTGTCttttgccaaaacagctagTTCACTAGAGAGCTTGCAACTTGAGGAGTGCCACAGGATCACCCAATTTGGGTTTTTCGGTTCCCTTCTTAACTGTGGTGCAAAGTTGAAGGCTATTTCTCTCGTGAACTGCTATGGTATAAAGGACCTAAACCTGGGATTGCCTTCTGTATTGCCTTGCAAATCCCTTCGATCACTGTCCATCCGTAACTGCCCTGGTTTTGGTGATGCCAGCTTGGCTGCATTAGGGAAGTTGTGCCCTCAGTTGCAGCATGTAGAGTTGAGCGGGCTTCATGGGATATCAGACGCTGGGTTGCTTCCATTGCTTGAGACTCGTGAGGCAGATTTGGTGAAGGTTAATCTCAGCGGTTGTGTTAATTTAAGTGACAAAGCTGTCTGTATCATGGCTGATTTGCATGGGTGGACTCTAGAAATGCTGAATCTTGAAGGTTGTAAGATCAGTGATGCTAGTTTGgttgcaattgcaaagaacTGTCAGTTACTCAGTGATCTTGATGTCTCCAAATGTGCAATCACTGATTCTGGAATTGCAGCTCTGGCTCGTTCTAATCAGATCAAACTGCAGATCCTTTCTATGTCTGGTTGCTCTAAGGTCTCTGACAAAAGCATGCCTTCACTTCGAAAACTGGGTCAGACCCTGTTGGGGTTAAACCTACAACAATGCAAGGCAATCAGCAGCAGCACAGTTGACCTATTCGTTGAGCAGCTCTGGAGGTGTGATATCCTTTTCTGA
- the LOC105784127 gene encoding uncharacterized protein LOC105784127 has product MLSSGYLPRWISALFASMGGCLGCFRPSKGLTTQHWKLKRSSFSEDFWSSSACEIENSPLKPQRSISSISILSHSLDLSGSTSRPSEFVNHGLLLWNQTRQQWVGNKKSEKRTQPRESMLSYSCNWNAVDDSLHGSTKPFPKPLPLSELVDFLDDVWEQEGLYD; this is encoded by the exons ATGCTATCTTCTGGTTACCTTCCACGTTGGATCTCTGCTCTTTTTGCCTCCATGGg TGGTTGTCTTGGATGCTTTCGGCCATCTAAGGGTCTAACTACTCAACACTGGAAATTGAAGAGATCTAGCTTTTCTGAAGATTTCTGGAGTAGCAGTGCATGTGAAATCGAAAATAGTCCACTCAAGCCCCAAAGAAGCATTTCATCAATCAGTATATTAAGTCATTCCCTTGACCTTTCTGGCAGCACTAGCCGTCCTTCTGAATTTGTAAATCATG GCCTTCTTCTTTGGAACCAAACAAGGCAACAATGGGTTGGAAATAAAAAGTCTGAGAAGCGGACACAACCTCGAGAATCCATGTTAAG TTACAGTTGCAATTGGAATGCTGTCGATGATAGTTTGCATGGGAGCACTAAGCCGTTCCCGAAGCCACTTCCACTTTCT GAATTGGTGGATTTTCTAGACGATGTTTGGGAACAAGAGGGCTTATATGACTGA
- the LOC105782415 gene encoding DEAD-box ATP-dependent RNA helicase 15, with amino-acid sequence MGETRDNDVYEEDLLDYDEEEEKAPDSVTAKVNGEAGKKGYVGIHSSGFRDFLLKPELLRAIVDSGFEHPSEVQHECIPQAILGMDVICQAKSGMGKTAVFVLSSLQQIEPSPGQVIALVLCHTRELAYQICHEFERFSTYLPDIKVAVFYGGVNIKVHKDLLKNECPHIVVGTPGRILALTRDKDLSLKNVRHFILDECDKMLESLDMRRDVQEIFKMTPHDKQVMMFSATLSKEIRPVCKKFMQDPMEIYVDDEAKLTLHGLVQHYIKLSELEKNRKLNDLLDALDFNQVVIFVKSVSRAAELNKLLVECNFPSICIHSGMSQEERLTRYKGFKEGHKRILVATDLVGRGIDIERVNIVINYDMPDSADTYLHRVGRAGRFGTKGLAITFVSSASDSDVLNQVQERFEVDIKELPEQIDTSTYMPS; translated from the exons ATGGGAGAAACAAGAGACAACGATGTCTACGAGGAAGATCTCCTCGATTAcgatgaagaagaagagaaagccCCTGACTCTGTCACTGCTAAAGTCAATGGCGAGGCCGGCAAGAA GGGCTATGTTGGGATTCACAGTTCTGGATTCAGAGACTTCCTTTTGAAACCAGAGCTTCTTCGGGCCATTGTCGATTCTGGATTCGAGCACCCTTCCGAAG TGCAACATGAATGTATTCCCCAAGCTATACTGGGTATGGATGTTATTTGCCAAGCTAAATCAGGAATGGGGAAGACTGCAGTTTTTGTTCTATCTTCATTACAGCAAATTGAACCAAGTCCTGGGCAAGTTATTGCCCTCGTTTTATGCCATACAAGGGAGTTAGCTTACCAG ATTTGTCATGAGTTCGAGAGGTTCAGTACTTATCTGCCTGATATCAAGGTTGCTGTCTTCTATGGTGGTGTCAACATCAAAGTTCACAAAGATTTGCTGAAAAATGAATGCCCTCACATTGTTGTTGGGACCCCTGGAAGAATTTTGGCTCTGACCAGAGACAAGGACCTTTCTTTGAAGAATGTGAGGCATTTCATTCTCGATGAATGTGACAAGATGCTGGAATCACTTG ACATGAGGAGAGACGTGCAGGAGATTTTCAAGATGACCCCTCATGATAAGCAAGTTATGATGTTTTCAGCCACACTCAGCAAAGAAATACGCCCTGTTTGCAAGAAATTCATGCAAGAT CCTATGGAAATTTACGTTGACGACGAGGCCAAGTTGACCCTTCATGGTCTTGTGCAG CACTACATCAAATTGAGTGAACTGGAGAAAAACCGCAAGTTGAATGACCTCCTTGATGCGTTGGACTTCAATCAAGTTGTTATCTTTGTCAAAAGTGTGAGCCGAGCAGCTGAGTTGAACAAGTTACTTGTGGAGTGCAATTTTCCTTCCATATGCATCCACTCTGGCATGTCTCAGGAAGAAAG GTTAACTCGCTACAAGGGTTTCAAGGAGGGGCATAAAAGAATTCTTGTGGCAACCGATTTGGTTGGAAGGGGAATCGACATTGAACGAGTTAACATCGTCATCAACTATGACATGCCTGATTCTGCTGATACATACCTGCACAGG GTTGGTAGAGCTGGTCGGTTTGGCACCAAGGGTCTTGCAATTACATTTGTTTCATCCGCTTCAGATTCTGATGTGCTCAATCAG GTCCAAGAGAGGTTTGAGGTTGATATAAAGGAGCTTCCTGAGCAGATTGATACATCTACGTACA TGCCATCATAA
- the LOC105782414 gene encoding probable sugar phosphate/phosphate translocator At5g25400 has protein sequence MGKGGSLSDNVIKNIILSYTYVCIWIFLSFTVIVYNKYILDKKLYNWPFPISLTMIHMSFCATLAFLLIKVFKFVEPVSMSRELYLSSVVPIGALYSLSLWLSNSAYIYLSVSFIQMLKALMPVAVYSMGVLFKKETFKTDTMVNMISISFGVAIAAYGEARFDSWGVMLQLGAVAFEATRLVMIQILLTSKGITLNPITSLYYVAPCCLVFLLVPWIFVEYPVLKDTSSFDFDFVIFGTNSFCAFALNLAVFLLVGKTSALTMNVAGVVKDWLLIAFSWSVIKDTVTPINLFGYGVAFLGVAYYNHAKLQALKAKEAEKKVGQADEEGERLIEERQGEGSVK, from the coding sequence ATGGGCAAAGGTGGTTCTTTGAGCGACAATGTCATCAAGAACATCATCCTCTCTTACACCTACGTCTGCATTTGGATATTCCTCAGCTTCACCGTCATCGTTTACAATAAATACATCCTCGATAAGAAGCTTTACAATTGGCCTTTCCCAATCTCCCTCACCATGATCCACATGTCCTTTTGTGCCACCCTCGCTTTTCTCCTCATCAAAGTCTTCAAATTTGTCGAGCCTGTTTCCATGTCTCGTGAGCTTTACCTATCCTCCGTTGTTCCCATTGGTGCTCTTTATTCTCTCAGCCTCTGGCTTTCCAATTCCGCTTACATATACTTGTCTGTTTCCTTCATTCAAATGCTCAAGGCCCTTATGCCGGTGGCTGTTTATTCTATGGGGGTTCTCTTTAAAAAAGAGACCTTTAAGACTGATACCATGGTTAACATGATTTCCATCTCTTTCGGGGTCGCCATTGCTGCTTATGGGGAAGCTAGATTTGATTCATGGGGTGTGATGTTGCAGTTGGGAGCCGTTGCTTTCGAGGCTACCAGGTTGGTTATGATCCAAATCTTGCTTACTTCTAAAGGGATCACCTTGAATCCCATTACTTCTCTGTATTACGTTGCCCCATGCTGTTTGGTTTTCTTGTTGGTGCCATGGATTTTTGTTGAGTACCCAGTTTTGAAAGACACGTCGAGCTTCGATTTCGATTTCGTCATTTTCGGAACCAATTCTTTCTGCGCTTTTGCTCTGAATCTAGCTGTTTTCCTTCTCGTTGGAAAAACATCTGCTTTGACCATGAATGTAGCTGGGGTTGTTAAGGACTGGTTATTAATTGCATTCTCATGGTCGGTCATTAAGGATACCGTCACACCCATCAACTTATTTGGTTATGGGGTTGCATTTTTGGGTGTTGCTTACTATAACCATGCCAAGTTACAGGCTTTGAAGGCTAAAGAAGCAGAGAAGAAAGTTGGACAGGCTGATGAGGAAGGTGAGAGGTTGATTGAGGAAAGGCAAGGTGAGGGATCTGTTAAGTGA